A genomic region of Manihot esculenta cultivar AM560-2 chromosome 15, M.esculenta_v8, whole genome shotgun sequence contains the following coding sequences:
- the LOC110601427 gene encoding protein IQ-DOMAIN 10 isoform X1, which produces MPLPLPAFSYIPLFFFIFTAPQWPPIFSIPPPPRNNMSRCCFSSGDWFRSLFSLKKAKVGRSKKVKVYSANEKTNESEENSNTHGESNSPACANGSPQRSNGVPEMSAEHKAAIQIQAAFRAYMAQKTKRRLKGAVRFNVLIHGNDTQKQASSTLSCIHAWSYIQSEIRARRHHMVTEGRLKQKKIENQLKLEAKLHELEVEWCGGSETMEEIVSRMQQREEAAVKRERAMAYAFSHQWRANPTQYLGQAYYSIGKENWGWSWKERWIAARPWEIRVHAQPSNPKKGQIMQDTKLTLTTKAALSNEKVTKN; this is translated from the exons ATGCCCCTCCCTCTGCCTGCCTTTTCTTATATtccacttttcttcttcatttttaCTGCTCCCCAGTGGCCACCCATTTTCTCAATCCCACCACCACCACGCAACAACATGTCTCGCTGTTGCTTCTCCTCTG GAGACTGGTTTAGGTCTTTATTTAGCTTGAAGAAAGCTAAGGTAGGGAGGTCCAAAAAAGTAAAG GTATACTCGGCTAACGAAAAAACAAATGAGTCCGAGGAAAATTCCAACACTCATGGAGAGTCAAATAGTCCTGCTTGTGCCAATGGCAGTCCACAGAGAAGTAATGGTGTTCCTGAAATGTCAGCTGAACATAAAGCAGCTATTCAAATTCAAGCAGCTTTTCGAGCTTATATG GCGCAAAAAACAAAGCGACGTCTGAAAGGAGCAGTGAGATTTAATGTATTGATTCACGGGAATGATACTCAGAAGCAAGCTTCAAGCACATTGAGCTGCATACATGCATGGAGTTATATACAGTCTGAGATTAGAGCTCGCCGCCACCACATGGTCACAGAAGGCAGGCTTAAGCAAAAGAAGATAGAAAATCAGCTAAAACTCGAGGCCAAGCTCCATGAGCTGGAG GTGGAATGGTGTGGCGGCTCGGAAACCATGGAAGAAATCGTTTCTAGGATGCAACAGAGAGAAGAAGCAGCAGTTAAGCGTGAGCGAGCAATGGCATATGCCTTCTCTCATCAG TGGAGAGCCAATCCTACACAGTATCTAGGCCAGGCTTATTACAGCATTGGCAAGGAGAACTGGGGTTGGAGCTGGAAAGAGCGTTGGATCGCAGCTCGCCCATGGGAGATTCGGGTTCATGCTCAGCCTAGTAACCCGAAGAAAGGCCAGATTATGCAAGATACGAAGCTAACACTCACAACTAAGGCTGCTTTGTCAAATGAGAAGgttactaaaaattaa
- the LOC110601427 gene encoding protein IQ-DOMAIN 10 isoform X2, with amino-acid sequence MGSGDWFRSLFSLKKAKVGRSKKVKVYSANEKTNESEENSNTHGESNSPACANGSPQRSNGVPEMSAEHKAAIQIQAAFRAYMAQKTKRRLKGAVRFNVLIHGNDTQKQASSTLSCIHAWSYIQSEIRARRHHMVTEGRLKQKKIENQLKLEAKLHELEVEWCGGSETMEEIVSRMQQREEAAVKRERAMAYAFSHQWRANPTQYLGQAYYSIGKENWGWSWKERWIAARPWEIRVHAQPSNPKKGQIMQDTKLTLTTKAALSNEKVTKN; translated from the exons ATGGGTTCAGGAGACTGGTTTAGGTCTTTATTTAGCTTGAAGAAAGCTAAGGTAGGGAGGTCCAAAAAAGTAAAG GTATACTCGGCTAACGAAAAAACAAATGAGTCCGAGGAAAATTCCAACACTCATGGAGAGTCAAATAGTCCTGCTTGTGCCAATGGCAGTCCACAGAGAAGTAATGGTGTTCCTGAAATGTCAGCTGAACATAAAGCAGCTATTCAAATTCAAGCAGCTTTTCGAGCTTATATG GCGCAAAAAACAAAGCGACGTCTGAAAGGAGCAGTGAGATTTAATGTATTGATTCACGGGAATGATACTCAGAAGCAAGCTTCAAGCACATTGAGCTGCATACATGCATGGAGTTATATACAGTCTGAGATTAGAGCTCGCCGCCACCACATGGTCACAGAAGGCAGGCTTAAGCAAAAGAAGATAGAAAATCAGCTAAAACTCGAGGCCAAGCTCCATGAGCTGGAG GTGGAATGGTGTGGCGGCTCGGAAACCATGGAAGAAATCGTTTCTAGGATGCAACAGAGAGAAGAAGCAGCAGTTAAGCGTGAGCGAGCAATGGCATATGCCTTCTCTCATCAG TGGAGAGCCAATCCTACACAGTATCTAGGCCAGGCTTATTACAGCATTGGCAAGGAGAACTGGGGTTGGAGCTGGAAAGAGCGTTGGATCGCAGCTCGCCCATGGGAGATTCGGGTTCATGCTCAGCCTAGTAACCCGAAGAAAGGCCAGATTATGCAAGATACGAAGCTAACACTCACAACTAAGGCTGCTTTGTCAAATGAGAAGgttactaaaaattaa
- the LOC110601758 gene encoding transcription factor TCP4 yields the protein MGESHRQAAKSSRLGTRNTGGEIVEVQGGHIVRSTGRKDRHSKVCTAKGPRDRRVRLSAHTAIQFYDVQDRLGYDRPSKAVDWLIKKAKAAIDELAELPAWHPTTGTATATTETSTQQDQLSDERDYHPVMENLAVLGGSGSGTTRTVAAATTTVATMATDAQNMEQQQHLGENPNHSSSFLPPSLDSDAIADTIKSFFPMGASVETSSASIEFQSYPPDLLSRTSSQNQDLRLSLQFQEPILLQQPPHGHAQNEQQVLFSGTAHHLGFDGSSAGWSEHHQHRPAEISRFQRMVAWNAGSAADTGSGGGFIFNPTLSQPVLPPPLLQPFFGQNQFSSQRGPLQSSNTPSVRAWIDPGITSDHHHHNEIPQIHQQQSSIFGGGFAAAIGGFSGFRIPARIQGEEEEQDGIHNKLSSASSDSRH from the coding sequence atgggagagagCCACCGCCAAGCAGCTAAATCGTCAAGACTGGGAACAAGGAACACAGGAGGCGAGATAGTGGAAGTTCAAGGAGGCCACATTGTTCGCTCCACCGGAAGAAAAGACCGCCACAGCAAGGTCTGCACAGCAAAAGGCCCCAGAGATCGCCGTGTCCGGCTTTCAGCCCACACTGCAATCCAGTTCTATGACGTTCAGGACCGCCTTGGCTATGACCGGCCCAGCAAGGCCGTAGATTGGCTAATCAAGAAGGCCAAGGCTGCCATAGACGAGCTCGCCGAGCTACCCGCATGGCATCCGACTACTGGAACAGCCACCGCCACCACTGAAACGAGCACCCAACAGGATCAGTTAAGTGATGAGAGAGATTATCACCCGGTCATGGAAAATCTTGCTGTTCTTGGTGGTTCTGGTAGTGGCACTACTAGAACAGTTGCAGCAGCAACTACGACAGTAGCAACAATGGCAACTGATGCTCAAAATATGGAGCAGCAGCAACATCTAGGAGAAAATCCCAACCATAGCTCCAGTTTTCTGCCGCCATCACTAGACTCGGATGCCATTGCAGATACAATCAAGTCTTTTTTCCCAATGGGTGCATCGGTGGAGACATCTTCCGCATCAATAGAGTTTCAGAGCTATCCACCAGATTTGCTGTCAAGAACCAGTAGCCAGAACCAAGATCTGCGGCTGTCGCTACAGTTTCAAGAGCCAATTCTTTTGCAGCAGCCACCTCATGGTCATGCTCAAAATGAACAGCAAGTCTTGTTTTCTGGAACTGCCCATCATCTCGGCTTTGATGGGTCTTCTGCTGGGTGGTCCGAGCACCACCAGCACCGTCCAGCAGAAATCAGCAGATTCCAGAGAATGGTGGCCTGGAATGCTGGTAGTGCAGCCGATACTGGTAGTGGTGGTGGATTTATCTTCAACCCAACACTGTCACAACCGGTGTTGCCGCCGCCACTGTTGCAGCCGTTTTTTGGCCAAAACCAGTTTTCTTCTCAGAGGGGACCCCTTCAGTCCAGTAACACGCCTTCAGTTCGTGCTTGGATAGATCCAGGAATCACTTCCGATCATCATCACCACAATGAAATCCCTCAAATCCATCAGCAACAATCTTCGATATTTGGCGGGGGATTTGCCGCCGCTATTGGTGGATTTTCTGGGTTCCGCATTCCAGCACGAATTCAGGGCGAAGAAGAGGAGCAAGACGGCATCCATAACAAGCTATCTTCTGCTTCCTCTGATTCTCGCCATTGA